The genome window GCTTCCCTTCGTCGAAGGGACCTCGGCAACGCGCGGATCGATCGCCGTCGCCTGATCGAGACTCTTGGCCAATGCCTTAAAGATCGCCTCGACGCAGTGGTGCAGGTTCTCACCGTACAAAACTCCGACATGGAGGTTCACCTTCATGTTCATGGCAAGGGCGCGCATGAACTCCTTAACGAGGGCGACATCGAAACTCTCGATCCGGCCATGGAGCTGCGGCGCCTCGTAGACCATGTAAGGGCGGCCGCTGATGTCGAGCGCGACGCGGGCCAGCGCCTCGTCCAGCGGGACAAGCGCCGAGGCAAACCGCCGGATACCCCGCTTGTCCCCCATGGCCTGAGCGAACGCGTCGCCGAGCGCGATCCCGACGTCCTCTACGGTGTGGTGCAGATCGACCTGAAGGTCGCCCCGCGCCTCAATATTAAGGTCGAAGAGACCGTGTGTCGCCAGTTGGGCCAGCATATGATCGAGGAACGGGATCTGTGTCTGAAGCGTGTGTCGGCCTGCTCCGTCCAGGTTGAGCTCCACCGTGACATCGGTCTCTGAGGTCTTCCTGCACACCCTGGCTGTCCTGCTCATGATCCCCTCTCCGTCTGCTTCATTGCACCATGTCCCACGCGCTTCGCACCAAATCCCCCCAGTCCCCCCTTTGATAAAGGGGGGTGCGTGAGGATTTTCTCACCCCGTATACTATCCCAACGCCTTCGTCAATGCCTCTATAAACTGATCGTTTTCTGCTTCCGTCCCCACAGTGACCCGTAGGCAGTTGTGCAGGCAGGGCACTGACCCTAGATTTCTTACCAGCACACTCTGCTGCAGCAGCGCCTCAAACACCTCTGCCCCCGGGCGCGTCGTCCGGAAGAGGATGAAGTTCGCCGCTGACGGGAAGGCCTCGACGCCGGATATCGCGCCCAGCCGACCCATCAGTCGCTCCCGTTCCCGGATGATCTCACGAATATTGCCATCGATCCACGCG of Candidatus Methylomirabilis lanthanidiphila contains these proteins:
- a CDS encoding imidazoleglycerol-phosphate dehydratase; this translates as MSRTARVCRKTSETDVTVELNLDGAGRHTLQTQIPFLDHMLAQLATHGLFDLNIEARGDLQVDLHHTVEDVGIALGDAFAQAMGDKRGIRRFASALVPLDEALARVALDISGRPYMVYEAPQLHGRIESFDVALVKEFMRALAMNMKVNLHVGVLYGENLHHCVEAIFKALAKSLDQATAIDPRVAEVPSTKGSL